The Oscillatoria salina IIICB1 nucleotide sequence ATCAGCCTCGTTCATAAGAATAAATATCTCCCTCTTGCTTAAACAAATCAGCCGATTTTTCGCTGAGAAATTGCAAATCTGCCGAATCTATGTTAGCTTGCAAAGCTTCTATATTACTTTGAATTTGACCGCGTTCTAAAGTTAAACCAGAAATTACTGCACCCACTCCAGGTTGATTTTTCACCCAATTTAAGGCAACTTGAGCAATAGTAAGCTCGTATTTTCTCGCTACTTGTGCTAAAGCATTAAGCATTTCTTGAACTGGCGACCATCCACCATGACGCATAATCACACTACTATAATAAAAACCCCGTGCGTGTTCGTTTTCTGGTGGTGGTGACTTAACACCGCGAAACTTATCAGCCAGAAAACCACCTACTAACGGACCGTAGGTTAGCAACATGATTTCTTTTTCCAGACACAATGATTGCATCGAATTTTCGACACGGCGATCGATAAGACTGTATTGTACTTGATTAGTAGTAATTGGTGCAAATTGAATTGCCTTTTTAAGCATTGGTGTATTAAAATTAGTTACACCTAATTGACGAATTTTGCCTTGTTCGACAAGTTGAGCAAAAATTTCGAGAGTAGAAGTAAAATCCAGTTGAGGATTTTGCCAGTGTATTTGTACTAAATCAAGAGTTTCACGCTGTAAATTTCGCAATGAATTTTCGATTTTGCTACGAACTTGATTAGCAGTAGGAATATTACCAAACAAGACAGCCTTCGTCAAAATTGTACAATCTCTTCCTTTCAACAAACGCCCTAATAATTTTTCGCTGCGTCCATAAATATCAGCCGTGTCAAAATGAGTTACTCCCCAAGCTAAATAAGTATCGAGAGTGCGTTCAACTTCTGTTTCTGAAAGATATTTCCAACTGCGGTTATCCAGTTGCCAACAGCCGACAATTAAAGGCTCAGAAATTACACTTG carries:
- a CDS encoding aldo/keto reductase, which produces MNAESSVISEPLIVGCWQLDNRSWKYLSETEVERTLDTYLAWGVTHFDTADIYGRSEKLLGRLLKGRDCTILTKAVLFGNIPTANQVRSKIENSLRNLQRETLDLVQIHWQNPQLDFTSTLEIFAQLVEQGKIRQLGVTNFNTPMLKKAIQFAPITTNQVQYSLIDRRVENSMQSLCLEKEIMLLTYGPLVGGFLADKFRGVKSPPPENEHARGFYYSSVIMRHGGWSPVQEMLNALAQVARKYELTIAQVALNWVKNQPGVGAVISGLTLERGQIQSNIEALQANIDSADLQFLSEKSADLFKQEGDIYSYERG